A portion of the Mycobacterium paraseoulense genome contains these proteins:
- the rimM gene encoding ribosome maturation factor RimM (Essential for efficient processing of 16S rRNA), giving the protein MELTVGRVAKAHGIGGEVVVEVRTDDPGARFAPGNTLRGKASRGGGERDFVVESAREHGGRLLVRLAGVTDRDAADALRGTILVVDSDDLPPIDEPDTYYDHQLEGLHVRTTAGHDVGVVAEVLHTAGGELLAVRRGDGGEVLVPFVGAIVTSVSLDDAAVEIDPPEGLLDLA; this is encoded by the coding sequence TTGGAGTTGACCGTCGGGCGCGTCGCGAAAGCGCACGGGATCGGCGGCGAGGTCGTCGTCGAGGTCCGCACCGACGACCCCGGCGCCCGGTTCGCGCCGGGTAACACCTTGCGCGGCAAGGCATCCCGCGGCGGCGGGGAACGCGACTTCGTCGTCGAGAGCGCGCGCGAGCACGGTGGGCGGCTACTGGTGCGATTGGCCGGGGTGACCGATCGCGACGCCGCCGACGCGCTCCGCGGCACCATCCTCGTCGTCGATTCCGATGATCTGCCGCCGATCGACGAGCCGGACACCTACTACGACCACCAGCTCGAAGGGCTGCACGTCCGGACGACGGCCGGCCACGACGTCGGCGTCGTCGCCGAGGTGCTGCACACCGCCGGCGGCGAACTGCTGGCCGTGCGCCGAGGCGACGGTGGCGAGGTGCTGGTGCCGTTCGTCGGCGCGATCGTCACGTCGGTGTCGCTCGACGACGCCGCGGTGGAGATCGATCCCCCCGAGGGCCTGCTGGACCTGGCATGA
- the trmD gene encoding tRNA (guanosine(37)-N1)-methyltransferase TrmD produces MRIDVVTIFPAFLDPLRQSLPGKAIQSGVVDLRVHDLRRWTHDVHRSVDDAPYGGGPGMVMKAPVWGEALDEICSERTLLVVPTPAGRLFTQADAQRWSAEERLVFACGRYEGIDQRVIDDAARRMRVEEVSIGDYVLPGGESAAVVMIEAVVRLLEGVLGNPASHRQDSHSPALDRLLEGPSYTRPPSWRGLDVPEVLLSGDHARVAAWRREVSLQRTRERRPELLDPRSD; encoded by the coding sequence ATGAGGATCGACGTCGTCACCATCTTCCCGGCCTTCCTGGATCCGTTGCGGCAATCGTTGCCGGGCAAGGCGATTCAATCGGGCGTGGTCGACCTGCGGGTGCACGACCTGCGCCGGTGGACGCACGACGTGCATCGCTCGGTCGACGACGCGCCCTACGGGGGCGGCCCCGGGATGGTGATGAAGGCGCCGGTCTGGGGCGAAGCGCTGGACGAGATCTGTTCGGAGCGAACGCTTTTGGTTGTCCCCACGCCCGCCGGTAGGTTGTTCACCCAGGCCGACGCCCAGCGGTGGAGCGCCGAGGAGCGCCTGGTGTTCGCCTGCGGTCGCTACGAGGGCATCGACCAGCGGGTCATCGACGACGCCGCCCGCCGGATGCGGGTCGAGGAGGTCTCGATCGGCGACTACGTCCTGCCGGGCGGGGAGTCGGCCGCCGTGGTGATGATCGAAGCCGTGGTGCGCCTGCTCGAGGGAGTGCTCGGCAATCCGGCGTCGCACCGGCAGGATTCGCACTCGCCGGCCCTGGACCGGCTGCTTGAGGGGCCCAGCTACACGCGGCCACCGAGCTGGCGCGGGCTCGACGTTCCCGAGGTGCTGTTATCCGGCGACCACGCGCGCGTCGCGGCATGGCGCCGGGAGGTTTCGCTGCAGCGCACCCGCGAACGCCGCCCGGAACTGCTGGACCCGCGGTCGGATTAG
- a CDS encoding serine hydrolase produces MRVRPLFLLTATAAVALVVAAGCEANVQAKAYNLPVYVTPDRGLRQPPPQLAELMLDAVKPTQAEQQLASGGPVGLQARVQQATDEAAAVGAALSVAILDRKTHQLISTGNSQVIGTASVAKLFIADDLLLHESEGKAALSADDRQALDVMLQSSDDGAAERFWGQGGANAIVTAVAARYGLTSTTPPSDGRWWNTMSSTTDLIRYYEMLLDGSGGLPADKAKVIVDDLAQSTPNGLDGYPQRFGIPDGLYAEPVAVKQGWMCCIGSDWMHLSTGVVGADRRYIMVVQSLQPSDDATARDTITRAVKTIFPEGRIDPLGRGL; encoded by the coding sequence ATGCGCGTCCGGCCGCTGTTTTTGCTCACCGCCACCGCGGCGGTGGCGTTGGTGGTGGCTGCCGGGTGCGAGGCGAACGTCCAGGCCAAGGCTTACAACCTGCCCGTCTACGTCACGCCGGACCGCGGTCTGCGGCAGCCGCCCCCGCAGTTGGCCGAGCTGATGCTCGACGCGGTCAAACCCACGCAGGCCGAGCAGCAACTGGCCAGCGGGGGCCCCGTGGGGCTGCAGGCGCGGGTGCAGCAGGCCACCGACGAGGCCGCCGCCGTCGGGGCCGCCCTGTCGGTGGCGATTCTCGATCGCAAGACCCACCAGCTGATCTCCACCGGCAACAGCCAGGTCATCGGCACCGCCTCGGTGGCCAAGCTGTTCATCGCCGACGACCTGCTGCTCCACGAATCCGAGGGCAAGGCGGCGCTGAGTGCGGACGACCGCCAGGCGTTGGACGTCATGTTGCAGTCATCCGACGACGGCGCGGCGGAGAGGTTCTGGGGCCAGGGTGGCGCGAACGCCATCGTCACCGCCGTCGCGGCGCGGTACGGGCTCACGTCGACCACGCCGCCCAGCGACGGACGATGGTGGAACACCATGAGTTCGACGACCGACCTGATCCGCTACTACGAGATGCTGCTCGACGGGTCGGGAGGGCTGCCGGCCGACAAGGCGAAGGTCATCGTCGACGACCTGGCCCAGTCCACCCCCAACGGGCTCGACGGCTACCCGCAGCGCTTCGGCATCCCCGACGGGCTCTATGCCGAACCGGTGGCGGTCAAGCAGGGCTGGATGTGCTGCATCGGCAGCGATTGGATGCACCTGTCGACCGGTGTGGTCGGCGCGGACCGCCGCTACATCATGGTGGTGCAGTCCCTGCAGCCCTCCGACGACGCCACCGCCCGCGACACGATCACCCGGGCGGTCAAGACGATATTTCCCGAGGGCCGCATCGACCCGCTGGGGCGCGGGCTCTAA
- the rplS gene encoding 50S ribosomal protein L19 — protein sequence MNRLDFVDQASLRDDIPVFGPGDTINVHVKVIEGAKERIQVFKGVVIRRQGGGIRETFTVRKESYGVGVERTFPVHSPNIDHIEVVTRGDVRRAKLYYLRELRGKKAKIKEKR from the coding sequence ATGAACCGCCTGGACTTCGTCGACCAAGCGTCGCTGCGCGACGACATCCCGGTTTTCGGCCCGGGCGACACCATCAACGTGCACGTCAAGGTCATCGAGGGCGCCAAGGAGCGTATCCAGGTGTTCAAGGGCGTGGTGATCCGCCGCCAGGGCGGCGGCATCCGCGAAACCTTCACGGTGCGCAAGGAGAGCTACGGCGTCGGCGTCGAGCGGACCTTCCCGGTGCATTCGCCGAACATCGACCACATCGAGGTGGTGACCCGTGGCGATGTCCGCCGCGCCAAGCTCTACTACCTGCGTGAGCTCCGCGGCAAGAAGGCCAAGATCAAGGAAAAGCGCTGA
- the lepB gene encoding signal peptidase I translates to MTDPTDSPEPQPAQSEPKVSTRIPDTPDGGSPTVSEPGDEPEAGAPERTKRSALSEFALLAVIAVALYYVMLTFVARPYLIPSESMEPTLHGCAGCVGDRIMVDKVTYRFGAPRPGDVIVFKGPPSWNLGYKSIRSNNTVLRWAQDALSFIGFVPPDENDLVKRVIAVGGQTVQCRADTGLTVDGKPLKEPYLDPATMMADPAVYPCLGSEFGPVTVPQGRLWVMGDNRTHSADSRAHCTSVPAEALKGVLCTGDPASGTVPVSNVIGKARFIVWPPGRWGGVSSVNPQQHP, encoded by the coding sequence GTGACCGATCCCACGGACTCACCTGAGCCCCAGCCCGCCCAGTCAGAGCCGAAGGTCTCCACTCGCATCCCGGACACGCCCGACGGCGGATCGCCGACGGTGTCCGAACCGGGGGACGAGCCCGAGGCGGGCGCGCCGGAGCGGACCAAGCGATCCGCACTGAGCGAATTCGCGCTGCTGGCCGTGATCGCGGTGGCGCTCTACTACGTCATGTTGACGTTCGTGGCCCGGCCCTACCTGATCCCGTCGGAGTCGATGGAGCCGACGCTGCACGGGTGCGCCGGCTGCGTCGGCGACCGGATCATGGTCGACAAGGTGACCTATCGCTTCGGCGCACCGCGGCCCGGTGACGTCATCGTGTTCAAGGGACCGCCCTCCTGGAACCTCGGGTACAAGTCGATCCGGTCCAACAACACCGTGCTGCGCTGGGCGCAGGACGCGTTGTCCTTCATCGGCTTCGTGCCCCCCGACGAGAACGACCTGGTCAAGCGCGTCATCGCCGTCGGTGGGCAGACGGTGCAGTGCCGGGCCGACACCGGTTTGACGGTCGACGGCAAGCCGCTCAAGGAGCCCTATTTGGACCCGGCCACCATGATGGCCGACCCGGCGGTGTACCCGTGCCTGGGCAGCGAGTTCGGGCCGGTCACCGTCCCGCAGGGGCGGCTGTGGGTGATGGGCGACAATCGGACCCACTCCGCGGATTCGCGTGCCCACTGCACCAGCGTCCCGGCCGAGGCGCTCAAAGGGGTGCTGTGCACGGGTGATCCGGCGTCGGGAACGGTCCCGGTGTCCAATGTGATCGGCAAGGCGAGGTTCATCGTGTGGCCGCCGGGGCGGTGGGGCGGCGTGTCTTCGGTGAACCCACAACAGCATCCGTAG